The sequence CCCTTTTTTGGCGATCACCACAAAATCCATTGCCGGCAATGAATGTTGATGCAGGCGAAAGCTTTCGCGCGTCAGGCGTTTAATCCGATTGCGTTCATGAGCACGTTTAACATGCTTTTTGGCGACGGTAAGACCGATGCGGGGATGCCCCAGCGTGTTCAGGCGGCCGAGAATAGTAATTTGCGGCGTGCCAGCCCGTTGCGGCTGCTGGAAGACGAAAGTGAAATGGCTGGGAGTTAACAAGCGTAACTCCCTGGGAAAAGCGAGCTTAACCACTCG comes from Brenneria nigrifluens DSM 30175 = ATCC 13028 and encodes:
- the rnpA gene encoding ribonuclease P protein component — its product is MVKLAFPRELRLLTPSHFTFVFQQPQRAGTPQITILGRLNTLGHPRIGLTVAKKHVKRAHERNRIKRLTRESFRLHQHSLPAMDFVVIAKKGVSELDNRTLTEALEKLWRRHCRLAPAC